A genome region from Paludibacterium sp. B53371 includes the following:
- a CDS encoding phosphatidylserine/phosphatidylglycerophosphate/cardiolipin synthase family protein, which produces MTHPPSTETDQRSIRLLADQAFARSAGAPLINGNQVELLFDSTQNFPAWLQAIESASESILIEMYLFADDDYGRRVRSALIDKAMNGVAVYLLYDALGCWREHWRGFFKPLRLAGAQVRAYNPINPLRGLGLLGRNHRKLIVVDRQLAFVSGLCISSRWEGDARRHLQPWRDTGVALRGPVVDEAVAAFADSWVSCGPALQLPPLPPAPIAHQPAPVAVRLIATTPSTAHMMRLDLLITSFARKTLWLTDAYFMGTSLYLSALKQAAKDGVDVRLLVPRSSDIGWIATVSRTLYRPLLEAGVRVFEWNGPMVHAKTAVADGRWARIGSSNLNLSSWLANRELDVAIEDEGIASAMAVKFIEDLAQSTEIVLKGSRRRPQLSAPREVDLAQSVLELMHPGTNARRASAAARQAARISDALGAVVRGTRPVESSEAASFLSIGLALLATALLVGFFPYLVAAPLVLALVISGGGIALRSLGLMWQRHRRQGDLPPRHEPPRDKNG; this is translated from the coding sequence ATGACTCATCCGCCGAGCACCGAGACCGACCAACGTTCGATTCGCCTGCTGGCCGACCAGGCTTTTGCCCGCTCGGCCGGTGCGCCTTTAATCAATGGCAATCAGGTTGAGTTGCTGTTCGACAGCACGCAGAACTTCCCCGCCTGGCTGCAGGCCATCGAGTCGGCCAGCGAGTCGATCCTGATCGAGATGTATTTGTTCGCGGATGACGACTATGGCCGGCGCGTGCGTTCGGCGCTGATCGACAAAGCGATGAACGGCGTGGCGGTGTATCTGCTCTACGATGCACTGGGCTGCTGGCGCGAGCATTGGCGCGGTTTTTTCAAGCCACTGCGTCTGGCCGGCGCCCAGGTGCGCGCCTATAACCCGATCAATCCGCTGCGCGGACTGGGTTTGCTGGGGCGCAATCATCGCAAGCTGATCGTGGTCGACCGTCAGCTGGCCTTTGTTTCCGGCCTGTGCATCAGCTCACGCTGGGAGGGAGATGCCCGGCGCCACCTGCAGCCCTGGCGCGACACTGGCGTGGCGCTCAGGGGACCGGTGGTGGATGAGGCCGTCGCCGCCTTTGCCGACAGCTGGGTCAGCTGTGGCCCCGCCCTTCAGCTTCCCCCGCTCCCCCCTGCGCCCATCGCGCACCAGCCGGCACCGGTTGCCGTGCGCCTGATCGCCACCACCCCCAGCACGGCACACATGATGCGGCTGGACCTGCTGATCACCAGCTTCGCACGCAAGACGCTGTGGCTGACTGATGCCTACTTCATGGGCACCAGCCTGTATCTGTCGGCACTGAAACAGGCGGCCAAGGACGGGGTGGACGTGCGCCTGCTGGTACCGCGCTCCAGCGACATCGGCTGGATCGCCACGGTGTCGCGCACGCTGTACCGTCCGCTGCTCGAAGCCGGGGTCAGGGTCTTTGAATGGAACGGGCCGATGGTGCATGCCAAAACGGCAGTGGCCGATGGCCGCTGGGCCCGCATCGGTTCCAGCAACCTGAATCTCTCCAGCTGGCTGGCCAATCGCGAGCTGGATGTTGCCATTGAGGACGAGGGCATTGCCAGTGCCATGGCCGTGAAGTTTATCGAGGATCTGGCGCAATCGACCGAGATCGTGCTGAAAGGCTCGCGGCGCCGGCCTCAGTTGTCGGCACCACGTGAAGTGGACCTGGCACAGTCTGTCCTTGAACTGATGCATCCGGGCACCAACGCCCGGCGTGCCTCGGCCGCCGCGCGCCAGGCGGCACGCATCAGTGACGCACTGGGCGCCGTGGTGCGCGGCACCCGCCCGGTGGAGAGCAGTGAGGCCGCCTCGTTCCTGTCGATCGGACTGGCGTTGCTGGCCACGGCGTTGCTGGTCGGTTTCTTTCCCTATCTGGTGGCCGCACCGCTGGTGCTGGCGCTGGTCATCAGCGGCGGCGGCATCGCCCTGCGCTCGCTCGGCCTGATGTGGCAGCGACATCGCCGGCAGGGGGATCTGCCGCCCAGACATGAGCCTCCTCGGGACAAGAACGGCTGA
- the rfbD gene encoding dTDP-4-dehydrorhamnose reductase: MSRILLTGVSGQLGHVLQTALAPLGEVHAVSRAEMDLADASSIQARLDQWQPAIIINPAAYTAVDRAESEEAQAMAVNAHAPAAMAHWAARHEALLMHYSTDYVFDGQLDRPYREEDATAPQSAYGRSKCRGEEAIRASGCRHLILRTSWVFGAHGGNFLKTMLRLGAEREQLRIVADQFGAPTSTALIAEVSAAMLQQAIAAADSLPLGTYHLTAQGRTSWCDYARFIFAEARLRGAPLMVREVEGIPASAYPLPAPRPANSSLDCHKLMQDYRLTLPDWQAGVRQVLDQLLPSRR; the protein is encoded by the coding sequence ATGAGCCGGATCCTGCTGACCGGTGTCAGTGGCCAGCTGGGGCATGTCCTGCAGACAGCGCTGGCTCCGCTGGGTGAGGTACATGCCGTGAGCCGGGCCGAGATGGACCTGGCCGATGCATCATCGATCCAGGCCCGGCTCGACCAGTGGCAGCCGGCCATTATCATCAATCCGGCGGCCTATACGGCAGTCGATCGAGCAGAAAGCGAAGAGGCTCAGGCCATGGCGGTCAATGCGCACGCCCCGGCAGCCATGGCGCACTGGGCGGCCCGCCATGAGGCGCTGCTGATGCATTACTCCACTGATTATGTGTTTGATGGTCAGCTGGACAGGCCATACCGCGAGGAGGATGCCACGGCTCCGCAGTCGGCCTATGGCCGCAGCAAATGCCGGGGAGAGGAAGCGATTCGGGCCAGTGGCTGCCGTCATCTGATTCTGCGTACCAGCTGGGTGTTTGGCGCGCATGGTGGCAACTTCCTCAAGACCATGCTGCGACTCGGCGCCGAACGCGAGCAGCTGCGCATCGTGGCGGATCAGTTCGGCGCCCCGACCTCCACGGCGCTGATCGCCGAGGTGAGCGCGGCCATGCTGCAGCAAGCCATCGCCGCAGCGGATTCGCTGCCTCTGGGGACCTATCATCTGACGGCGCAGGGACGCACCAGCTGGTGTGACTATGCCCGTTTCATTTTTGCCGAAGCCCGTCTGCGCGGGGCCCCGCTCATGGTGCGCGAGGTCGAAGGCATTCCGGCATCGGCCTATCCACTGCCGGCGCCCCGTCCGGCCAACTCCTCGCTGGATTGCCACAAGCTGATGCAGGATTACCGCCTGACGCTGCCGGACTGGCAGGCAGGGGTGCGCCAGGTGCTGGATCAGTTGCTGCCATCCCGGCGCTAA
- the tviB gene encoding Vi polysaccharide biosynthesis UDP-N-acetylglucosamine C-6 dehydrogenase TviB: MHLQDVKLAVVGLGYVGLPLAVEFGRKRSVVGFDINQRRINDLKCGSDYTLETTSDELAAAKLLTYTAEIDDLRACNCYIITVPTPIDEYKRPDLTPLIKASETVGKVLAKGDIVIYESTVYPGCTEEDCAPVLEKFSGLKLNQDFYCGYSPERINPGDKEHRVTTIKKITSGSTPEIADLIDALYNEIITVGTHKAESIKVAEAAKVIENTQRDLNIALVNELALIFNKMDIDTEAVLKAAGSKWNFLPFRPGLVGGHCIGVDPYYLTHKAQAIGYHPEIILAGRRLNDSMGAYVAAQLVKSMIKKRIQVEGAKVLIMGLSFKENCPDLRNTRVVDIVAELKDYNCVVEVYDPWVSVDEARHEYNISPIPEPHSGSYDAIVLAVSHYQFKSMGAAAIRALGKPNSVLYDLKYVLTAQESDLRL; encoded by the coding sequence ATGCATCTACAAGATGTTAAGCTTGCTGTTGTTGGACTTGGTTATGTTGGGTTGCCCTTGGCAGTAGAGTTTGGTCGGAAACGCTCCGTTGTAGGGTTCGACATCAACCAGCGGCGTATTAATGATCTGAAATGTGGCTCGGATTATACTCTGGAAACTACGTCGGATGAGCTAGCAGCAGCAAAACTCCTCACTTATACCGCAGAAATCGATGATCTTCGTGCATGTAACTGTTACATCATAACGGTCCCTACTCCCATTGACGAATACAAGCGGCCAGACCTAACTCCTTTGATCAAGGCTAGCGAAACTGTCGGGAAGGTACTTGCAAAGGGAGACATCGTTATTTATGAGTCTACAGTCTATCCTGGGTGTACTGAAGAGGACTGTGCCCCTGTTCTTGAAAAGTTTTCTGGGTTGAAGCTGAATCAAGATTTCTACTGCGGCTATAGCCCAGAACGAATTAATCCTGGTGACAAAGAACACCGCGTCACAACTATTAAAAAAATCACGTCTGGCTCAACGCCTGAAATTGCAGACTTGATCGATGCTTTATATAACGAAATTATTACAGTCGGTACACATAAAGCTGAAAGTATCAAAGTGGCCGAGGCTGCCAAAGTTATTGAAAACACTCAGCGTGATCTCAATATCGCCCTCGTGAATGAACTGGCCCTGATTTTTAATAAAATGGATATCGATACGGAAGCTGTGCTAAAGGCAGCTGGGAGCAAGTGGAACTTTCTTCCTTTCCGCCCAGGTTTGGTTGGTGGTCACTGTATTGGTGTCGATCCTTATTATTTAACTCATAAAGCACAAGCTATTGGTTACCATCCAGAAATTATTCTGGCCGGCCGGCGTCTGAATGACAGCATGGGTGCCTATGTGGCGGCTCAGCTGGTCAAATCAATGATCAAGAAGCGTATCCAAGTAGAGGGTGCCAAGGTATTGATCATGGGACTCTCATTCAAAGAGAACTGTCCGGATTTACGTAACACGCGTGTGGTCGATATCGTTGCTGAACTTAAAGACTACAACTGTGTTGTGGAAGTCTACGATCCCTGGGTGTCCGTTGATGAGGCCCGGCACGAATACAACATCTCGCCAATTCCTGAGCCGCATTCCGGTAGCTACGATGCCATCGTTTTGGCCGTATCTCATTATCAGTTCAAAAGCATGGGGGCTGCTGCAATCCGTGCACTTGGTAAGCCCAATTCAGTTTTGTATGATCTGAAATACGTTCTGACTGCTCAGGAGTCAGATTTGAGACTCTGA
- a CDS encoding FAD-dependent oxidoreductase, with the protein MGDVFQFMNLARNPGEKVDAEVRKIEFKEIYQPLNREDAGEQAGRCLSCGNPYCEWECPVHNYIPNWLELVKQGRLFDAAELSHKTNSLPEICGRVCPQDRLCEGACTLNQGGFGAVTIGSVEKYITDEAFKAGWRPDMSRVSFCNKKVAIIGAGPAGLACADVLVRNGVRPVVFDRYEEIGGLLTFGIPEFKLEKAVVRRRREIMEGMGVEFCLNTEIGRDIKIEPLLQEYDAVFMGMGAYQYMKGGFPGEDLPGVLEALPYLINNVRQSMGTLPAGEAPLNMQGKRVVVLGGGDTAMDCNRTAIRQGAESVICAYRRDEANMPGSRREVANAKEEGVEFLWQRQPLGIERAADGSLRVKLAETRLGEPDAKGRRNAEIVPGSEEILECDHVLIAFGFQAEAASWFEAQGVKVDGRGRTVVSSRGEFKYQTANPKIFAGGDMVRGADLVVRAVFEGREAAEGILGWLGR; encoded by the coding sequence ATGGGTGACGTATTCCAATTTATGAATCTCGCACGCAATCCGGGCGAGAAGGTGGACGCCGAAGTCCGCAAGATCGAGTTCAAGGAAATTTACCAGCCGCTGAACCGGGAAGATGCCGGCGAGCAGGCCGGGCGCTGCCTGTCCTGTGGTAATCCGTATTGCGAATGGGAGTGTCCGGTACACAACTACATTCCCAACTGGCTGGAGCTGGTCAAGCAGGGGCGTCTGTTCGATGCGGCCGAGCTGTCGCACAAGACCAACTCGCTGCCGGAAATCTGCGGACGCGTCTGCCCGCAGGACCGTCTGTGTGAAGGCGCCTGCACGCTGAACCAGGGCGGCTTCGGGGCCGTCACCATCGGTTCGGTGGAGAAGTACATTACCGACGAGGCCTTCAAGGCCGGCTGGCGACCGGACATGAGTCGCGTCTCCTTCTGCAATAAGAAAGTGGCCATCATTGGCGCCGGCCCGGCCGGCCTGGCCTGTGCCGATGTGCTGGTGCGCAATGGGGTGCGGCCGGTGGTGTTTGACCGCTATGAAGAAATTGGCGGCCTGCTGACCTTCGGTATTCCGGAGTTCAAGCTGGAAAAGGCCGTGGTACGCCGCCGGCGCGAGATCATGGAGGGCATGGGTGTCGAGTTTTGCCTGAACACCGAAATCGGCCGTGACATCAAGATTGAGCCGCTGCTGCAAGAGTACGATGCGGTGTTCATGGGCATGGGCGCCTATCAGTATATGAAGGGCGGCTTCCCCGGCGAGGATCTGCCGGGCGTGCTGGAGGCCTTGCCCTACCTGATCAACAACGTGCGCCAGAGCATGGGCACCCTGCCGGCCGGCGAGGCGCCGCTCAATATGCAGGGCAAGCGTGTGGTGGTGCTGGGTGGTGGTGACACGGCGATGGACTGCAACCGGACTGCCATCCGCCAGGGCGCGGAGAGTGTGATCTGTGCTTATCGTCGAGACGAAGCCAACATGCCGGGCTCGCGCCGTGAAGTGGCCAACGCCAAGGAAGAAGGTGTCGAGTTCCTCTGGCAACGGCAACCGCTGGGCATTGAGCGTGCTGCAGACGGCAGCTTGCGGGTAAAACTGGCTGAAACCCGCCTGGGCGAGCCGGATGCCAAGGGGCGGCGCAATGCCGAGATCGTGCCCGGCTCGGAAGAGATCCTCGAATGTGACCACGTGCTGATTGCCTTCGGCTTCCAGGCCGAGGCGGCCTCCTGGTTTGAGGCACAAGGTGTCAAGGTGGATGGTCGTGGCCGGACGGTGGTGTCGTCACGTGGCGAGTTTAAGTACCAGACCGCCAATCCAAAGATCTTCGCCGGCGGGGACATGGTGCGCGGGGCCGATCTGGTCGTGCGTGCGGTGTTTGAGGGCCGGGAGGCGGCGGAGGGGATTTTGGGGTGGCTGGGGAGGTGA
- the gltB gene encoding glutamate synthase large subunit: MDRQRWLEGTLYQPDFEQDSCGFGLITQLDDKPSHWIVKTAIESLAKLTHRGAVAADGKSGDGCGLLFKKPDGFLREVAAAEGITLKAVYAAGLVFHHPDTAQGLASIAALRGAIEGQELEYAGLRQVPVDPAACGEYALQTLPSIGQVFVNCPFGMDELTFQRRLYMARRQAEKANKAQDSYFYIPTLSPHTLSYKGLVTPDNLTRFFLDLQDERFESSLAVFHQRFSTNTWPQWKLAQPFRYLAHNGEINTVQGNRNWARARERIMASPHLDMEQVRPIVQTDGSDSMSLDNMLEGLLMGGIGLFRALRLLVPPAWQNGDSTDKDLRAFYEFNSMHMEPWDGPAGIVLTDGRYAACILDRNGLRPARWVLTRDNILTIASEVGVWDYKPEDVVRKGRVKPGQLFAADLQTGELLMPEEIDAQLKSAKPYRQWIKDNAKYLELSIDDDSTLEPMPADELATFQKLYNLTREERDQILRVLADDAQEPVGSMGDDTPMAVLSGQVRSPFDYLRQQFAQVTNPPIDPIREAVVMSLNSVFGPERNMFDESAEHAKRLEVRSPVLSHEKFQRVTTRPEPYLKATSFDLCYDPAETDLKTAIEQLAQHVVEAVREGTVIVVLSDRHITPQRLPIHALFATGAVHHALIDSGLRCKTNIVVETATVRDAHQMACLIGFGATAVYPYLAYQSIIDLVHRGDLQLKVNEALQHYRRGINKGLLKVLSKMGISTIASYRGAQLFEAVGLNDEVIALCMKGTVSRIGGADFADFADDQKKLARQAFNPLRDIKQGGLLKYVHGEEYHAYNPDVVMTLQEAVQNDDYNAYLRYAELVNQRPAAMFRDLMQLKLADQPVSLDDVEPVESLLKRFDSAGMSLGALSPEAHEALAIAMNRLGGRSNSGEGGEDPERYGTEKMSRIKQVASGRFGVTPHYLVNADVLQIKVAQGAKPGEGGQLPGDKVSPLIARLRCSKPGISLISPPPHHDIYSIEDLAQLIFDLKQVNPQALVSVKLVAEPGVGTVAAGVAKAYADLITISGYDGGTGASPLTSVKYAGSPWELGLTEAQQVLRANGLRGRVRVQTDGGLKTGLDVVKAAIMGAESFGFGTGPMIALGCKYLRICHLNNCATGVATQELKLRSKYFTGLPERVMNYFLFVARETREWMARLGVTRMEDLIGRFDLLELLPGETARQQKLQLGALLSQGSIPADVPRYCTEASNPSFDKGELAEEVLRAAAPAIEQRQMLRLEFPIDNVNRSMGARLSGEIARKHGAAGLPDGCLTVKFTGSAGQSFGVWNAPGLHLELEGDANDYVGKGMAGGRVVIYPPKNAAYVAHESIIIGNTCLYGATGGQLYAAGVAGERFGVRNSGALAVIEGAGDHCCEYMTGGCVIVLGEAGYNFGAGMTGGFAFVYDPTEKFAYRYNNELIDIHLINGEAMGTYRAFLLEKLARHVELTGSEMGRKMLQDFDDYVDDFWLVKPKAAKLDSLLKD, from the coding sequence ATGGACAGACAACGTTGGCTGGAGGGTACTTTATACCAACCCGACTTTGAACAGGACAGTTGCGGTTTCGGCCTGATCACCCAGCTGGATGACAAACCCAGCCACTGGATCGTCAAGACCGCCATTGAATCACTGGCCAAACTGACGCACCGCGGTGCCGTGGCCGCCGATGGCAAATCCGGTGACGGCTGTGGCCTGCTGTTCAAGAAGCCGGATGGCTTCCTGCGCGAGGTGGCCGCGGCAGAGGGCATCACCCTCAAGGCGGTGTATGCCGCCGGCCTGGTGTTCCATCATCCGGACACGGCGCAGGGGCTGGCCAGCATCGCCGCCCTGCGTGGCGCCATCGAGGGCCAGGAACTGGAGTACGCCGGCCTGCGCCAGGTGCCGGTCGATCCCGCCGCCTGTGGTGAGTATGCCCTGCAAACCCTGCCGTCCATCGGTCAGGTGTTCGTCAACTGCCCCTTCGGCATGGACGAGCTCACCTTCCAGCGCCGTTTGTACATGGCACGCCGGCAGGCCGAAAAGGCCAACAAGGCACAAGACAGCTATTTCTACATTCCGACCCTGTCGCCGCACACCCTGTCTTACAAGGGGCTGGTGACACCGGACAATCTGACCCGCTTCTTCCTCGACCTGCAGGACGAGCGTTTCGAATCCAGCCTGGCGGTGTTCCACCAGCGCTTCTCGACCAATACCTGGCCGCAGTGGAAGCTGGCACAGCCTTTCCGCTATCTGGCGCACAACGGCGAAATCAATACCGTACAGGGCAATCGCAACTGGGCCCGGGCACGCGAACGCATCATGGCTTCGCCCCACCTCGACATGGAACAGGTGCGTCCGATCGTGCAGACCGACGGTTCGGACTCGATGAGTCTGGACAATATGCTGGAAGGCCTGCTGATGGGGGGGATCGGCCTGTTCCGTGCCCTGCGTCTGTTGGTGCCGCCGGCCTGGCAGAATGGCGACAGCACCGACAAGGATCTGCGCGCCTTCTACGAATTCAACTCCATGCATATGGAGCCCTGGGACGGTCCGGCCGGCATCGTGCTGACCGATGGCCGCTATGCCGCCTGTATTCTCGACCGTAATGGCCTGCGTCCGGCACGCTGGGTGCTGACCCGCGACAACATCCTGACCATTGCCTCCGAAGTCGGTGTCTGGGACTACAAGCCGGAAGACGTGGTTCGCAAGGGGCGTGTCAAGCCCGGCCAGCTGTTTGCGGCCGATCTGCAAACCGGCGAACTGCTGATGCCGGAAGAGATCGACGCCCAGCTCAAGAGTGCCAAGCCCTATCGCCAGTGGATCAAGGACAATGCCAAGTATCTTGAATTGTCGATTGACGACGACTCCACGCTGGAGCCGATGCCGGCTGATGAGCTCGCCACCTTCCAGAAACTGTACAACCTGACACGCGAAGAGCGAGACCAGATCCTGCGCGTGCTGGCCGATGATGCCCAGGAACCGGTCGGCTCGATGGGCGACGATACCCCGATGGCGGTCCTGTCCGGCCAGGTGCGTTCGCCCTTTGACTACCTGCGCCAGCAATTCGCCCAGGTGACCAATCCGCCGATCGACCCGATCCGCGAAGCCGTGGTGATGTCGCTCAATTCGGTGTTCGGTCCCGAGCGCAATATGTTCGACGAGAGCGCCGAGCACGCCAAGCGACTGGAAGTCCGCTCGCCAGTGCTGTCGCACGAGAAGTTCCAGCGTGTTACCACCCGCCCCGAGCCCTATCTCAAGGCGACCTCGTTCGATCTGTGCTACGACCCGGCCGAGACCGATCTCAAAACCGCCATCGAGCAACTGGCCCAGCACGTGGTCGAGGCCGTGCGCGAAGGGACGGTGATCGTGGTGCTGTCCGACCGCCACATTACTCCGCAGCGCTTGCCGATCCATGCCCTGTTTGCCACCGGTGCGGTACACCATGCCCTGATCGACAGTGGCCTGCGCTGCAAGACCAATATCGTGGTCGAGACCGCCACGGTGCGTGACGCGCACCAGATGGCCTGTCTGATCGGCTTCGGTGCCACGGCGGTCTACCCCTATCTGGCCTACCAGTCGATCATCGACCTGGTGCATCGCGGCGACCTGCAGCTCAAGGTCAACGAGGCGCTGCAGCACTATCGGCGCGGCATCAACAAGGGCTTGCTCAAGGTGCTGTCCAAGATGGGGATTTCCACCATCGCCTCCTACCGCGGCGCCCAGCTGTTCGAAGCCGTCGGCCTGAACGACGAAGTGATCGCCCTGTGCATGAAGGGCACGGTCAGCCGCATTGGCGGTGCCGATTTCGCCGACTTTGCCGACGACCAGAAAAAGCTGGCCCGTCAGGCTTTCAATCCGCTGCGCGATATCAAGCAGGGTGGTCTGCTCAAGTACGTGCATGGCGAGGAATATCACGCCTACAACCCGGACGTGGTGATGACCCTGCAGGAGGCCGTGCAGAACGACGACTACAACGCCTATCTGCGCTATGCCGAACTGGTCAACCAGCGGCCGGCGGCCATGTTCCGCGATTTGATGCAACTGAAGCTGGCCGATCAGCCGGTCAGCCTTGACGACGTTGAACCGGTGGAAAGCCTGCTCAAGCGCTTCGACTCGGCCGGTATGTCACTGGGTGCGCTGTCACCCGAGGCCCATGAGGCGCTGGCCATTGCCATGAACCGCCTCGGCGGTCGCTCCAACTCCGGCGAAGGCGGCGAAGACCCTGAGCGCTACGGCACCGAGAAGATGTCGCGCATCAAGCAGGTGGCCTCGGGCCGCTTTGGCGTGACCCCGCACTACCTGGTCAATGCTGACGTGCTGCAGATCAAAGTGGCGCAGGGTGCCAAGCCGGGTGAAGGCGGCCAGCTGCCGGGCGACAAGGTCTCGCCGCTGATCGCCCGTCTGCGCTGCTCCAAGCCGGGAATCAGCCTGATCTCGCCGCCGCCGCATCACGACATCTACTCGATCGAAGACCTGGCCCAGCTGATTTTTGACCTGAAACAGGTCAATCCGCAGGCGCTGGTGTCGGTCAAGCTGGTGGCCGAGCCGGGGGTCGGCACCGTGGCCGCCGGGGTGGCCAAGGCCTATGCCGATCTGATCACCATCTCCGGTTACGACGGTGGGACTGGCGCCTCGCCGCTGACCTCGGTCAAGTACGCCGGTTCGCCCTGGGAACTGGGCCTGACCGAAGCCCAGCAGGTGCTGCGCGCCAATGGCCTGCGCGGCCGGGTGCGCGTGCAGACCGACGGTGGCCTGAAGACCGGTCTGGACGTGGTCAAGGCTGCCATCATGGGCGCCGAAAGCTTCGGCTTCGGGACCGGCCCGATGATTGCCCTGGGCTGCAAATATCTGCGCATCTGCCACCTCAACAACTGCGCGACCGGTGTCGCTACCCAGGAACTCAAGCTGCGTTCGAAGTACTTCACCGGCCTGCCTGAGCGGGTGATGAACTACTTCCTGTTCGTGGCGCGTGAAACCCGTGAATGGATGGCCCGCCTCGGTGTGACCCGCATGGAAGACCTGATCGGCCGCTTCGATCTGCTGGAACTGCTGCCCGGTGAAACCGCCCGACAGCAGAAGCTGCAGCTTGGTGCGCTGCTGAGTCAGGGCAGTATCCCGGCCGATGTGCCGCGTTACTGTACCGAAGCCTCTAATCCCTCCTTCGACAAGGGCGAGCTGGCGGAGGAGGTGCTGCGTGCCGCGGCACCGGCCATCGAGCAACGTCAGATGCTGCGTCTCGAATTCCCGATCGACAACGTCAACCGCTCCATGGGGGCGCGCCTGTCGGGTGAGATCGCCCGCAAGCATGGTGCCGCCGGCTTGCCGGATGGCTGCCTGACGGTAAAGTTCACCGGCTCCGCCGGCCAGAGCTTTGGTGTGTGGAACGCCCCCGGCCTGCATCTGGAGCTGGAAGGCGACGCCAACGACTACGTCGGCAAGGGCATGGCCGGTGGCCGGGTGGTGATCTACCCGCCCAAAAACGCTGCCTATGTGGCGCATGAATCGATCATCATCGGCAATACCTGCCTGTATGGCGCCACCGGTGGCCAGCTGTACGCGGCCGGCGTGGCCGGCGAGCGCTTCGGCGTGCGCAACTCGGGGGCGCTGGCGGTGATCGAAGGTGCCGGCGACCATTGCTGCGAGTACATGACCGGTGGTTGTGTCATCGTGCTGGGCGAGGCCGGCTATAACTTCGGTGCCGGCATGACCGGCGGCTTTGCCTTCGTCTACGACCCGACGGAGAAGTTCGCCTACCGCTACAACAACGAACTGATCGACATTCACCTGATCAACGGCGAAGCCATGGGCACCTACCGTGCCTTCCTGCTGGAGAAGCTTGCCCGCCACGTCGAACTGACCGGTTCGGAGATGGGGCGCAAGATGCTGCAGGACTTTGACGACTACGTGGATGACTTCTGGCTGGTGAAGCCCAAGGCGGCCAAGCTCGACAGCCTGCTGAAAGATTGA
- the rfbB gene encoding dTDP-glucose 4,6-dehydratase — protein MTILVTGGAGFIGGNFVLDWLAGSDEPVVNLDKLTYAGNLETLSSLRHDARHVFVQGDIGDRSLVAALLAQHQPRAVLNFAAESHVDRSIHGPGEFIQTNVVGTFNLLEAVRAYWQDLPAGEREAFRFLHVSTDEVYGSLAPEDAAFVESSRYEPNSPYSASKAASDHLVRAWHHTYGLPVLTTNCSNNYGPFHFPEKLIPLVILNALAGKPLPIYGDGRQVRDWLYVKDHCSAIRRVLAAGKLGETYNVGGWNEKTNLEVVHTLCATLDALSPRADGQSYASQITFVQDRPGHDRRYAIDARKLESELGWKPQQTFDSGIRQTVQWYLSNQDWVQNVVSGHYRDWVAKQYGDRA, from the coding sequence ATGACGATTCTGGTGACCGGCGGAGCCGGCTTTATCGGTGGCAATTTTGTGCTCGACTGGCTGGCCGGCAGCGATGAGCCGGTGGTCAATCTCGACAAGCTGACCTATGCCGGCAATCTCGAGACCCTGTCCTCGCTGCGCCATGATGCGCGTCATGTCTTCGTGCAGGGTGATATTGGTGACCGCTCGCTGGTCGCGGCGCTGCTGGCGCAGCATCAGCCGCGTGCGGTGCTCAATTTTGCCGCCGAATCGCATGTCGATCGTTCTATCCATGGTCCGGGTGAATTCATTCAGACCAATGTTGTCGGTACCTTCAATCTGCTGGAGGCGGTTCGTGCCTACTGGCAGGACCTGCCGGCCGGCGAACGGGAGGCATTCCGCTTCCTGCACGTTTCCACCGACGAGGTCTATGGCTCGCTGGCGCCGGAAGATGCGGCCTTTGTCGAAAGCAGCCGCTACGAGCCAAACAGCCCTTATTCCGCCAGCAAGGCCGCCTCGGATCACCTGGTGCGCGCCTGGCACCATACCTATGGCCTGCCGGTACTGACCACCAATTGCAGCAATAACTACGGCCCCTTCCATTTTCCGGAAAAGCTGATTCCGCTGGTGATCCTCAACGCCCTGGCCGGCAAGCCGTTGCCGATTTATGGCGATGGCCGGCAAGTGCGCGACTGGCTGTACGTCAAGGACCACTGCAGCGCCATTCGCCGTGTGCTGGCCGCAGGCAAACTGGGGGAAACCTATAACGTCGGTGGCTGGAACGAAAAAACCAATCTGGAGGTGGTGCATACCTTGTGTGCCACGCTGGATGCGCTCAGTCCCCGTGCCGATGGCCAGTCCTATGCCAGCCAGATCACCTTCGTGCAGGATCGCCCCGGTCATGACCGCCGCTATGCCATTGATGCGCGCAAGCTGGAAAGCGAGCTGGGCTGGAAACCGCAGCAGACCTTTGACAGCGGTATCCGTCAGACGGTGCAGTGGTACCTGTCCAACCAGGACTGGGTGCAGAACGTGGTGAGCGGGCACTATCGCGACTGGGTGGCAAAGCAGTACGGGGATCGCGCATGA